Below is a window of Thermomicrobiales bacterium DNA.
AGAAGAGGTCGGTGGGGAGGGCGACGATGGCATCGACCAGATCGCGTTCGAGGAGGTAGCGGCGGATTTCACTTTCGCCGGAACCGGCTCCGCCGGTGAAGAGCGGCGAGCCGTTCATGACGATGCCGATGCGGCTGCCGGTTTCGTCGTTGCGCATCTTGCCGATCATGTGCAGGAGAAAGAGGAGCTGGCCGTCGGAAACGCGGGGAAGACCCGGTCCGAAGCGGCCATCTAAGCCTTTGGTTTCGTGTTCCTTGCGGATGGGGTCCTGGTACTTCTTCCAATCGACGCCATAGGGCGGGTTGGAGAGCATGTAATGGAAGCGCTCATTGGCGTGGGCGTCTTCGGTGAGGGAGTTGCCGAAGGCGATCTGGTCGGGGTTGTGGCCGGTGATGAGCATGTCGGAGGTGCAGATGGCGAAGGATTCGGGATTGAGCTCCTGGCCGTAGAGCTCGACGCGTATGTCTTCGTTGAATTCCTTCATGCGTTCTTCGGTGAGGGCAAGCATGCCGCCAGTGCCGGCAGCGGGATCGTAGACGGTGCGGATGACACCGGGTTTGCGTATTGCGTCCTCGTCGCTCGCAAGCACGAGATCGACGATGAGGCGGATGACCTCGCGGGGGGTGAAGTGCTCTCCGGCGGTTTCGTTGGAGATTTCGGAGAAGCGGCGGATGAGCTCTTCGAAGAGGTAGCCCATCTCGATGTTGGAGACGCGGTCTGGGTGGAGGTCGATTTGAGCGAAACGCTCGAAGACCTGCCAGAGGATCTTGCCATCGTGCAGGCGTTTGAGTTGTTCGGTGAAGCGGAACTTGTCGAGGAAGATGTCGCGGACGTTGGGCGAAAAAGCGGTGATGTATTGCAGCAGGTTGTCGTGGAGTTGCGAGGCGTCCTGCCCTTTGAGGGATTCGAAGGTGAATTTGCTGGTGTTGTAGACCTTGATGTGGTCGCCGGCCGCGCCGAAGAGGATGAGGTCGCGGGTTTGGTCGTCCAGATCGGCAGGAAGGGTTTGCGCGGTTTCGAGAACGGCGGTTTTGGTGGGTTGCAAGATGCAATCGAGGCGGCGGAGGACGGTGAAGGGGAGGATGACCTTGCCGTATTCGGATTGTTTGAAGTCGCCGCGGAGGATCTCCGCAATCGACCAGACGAAACCGCTGAGATTGGCGGTTTGTTCACGTCGAGGTTGTTCTGCCACGTTCCTGACTTTCGATGGGGTACGGCGATCCGGCATTGGACCAAGGTTCTCGAAGGGATGGACAGGGTCTGGCGGACCGGTCGCGTAGGCTGAATGTCACATTTCGGCGGGTAGTGTATCGGATTCTCCTGGGGGCAGGTCTCTGGCGATTCATCCACCTTTGCCTATTGCCCATTGCCCTTTGCCCAACCCCCCATGCGACAATCCACCCCCAGAGGGCAACCATCCCGTCGCGCACTCGGCGGCGGACCGGACATCGAACCACTTCGAGCTGAATCAGACCTCCGGGCATAGCCGCCCGGGCCGAGGCGACGCCGCGTGACCGCATCCGACCTTTCCCAAACGGCCTCCGCCACCGCCAACCCGGTTGGCAACCCGATCGAATCCGACGCCGTCAAATCCACCCAGCGCCGTCTGGTCAAAGTGCTCGCGGGCGCCCAGATGCTTGGCGGAGTCGGCGTCGCCACCGGCGCAACCGTCGGCGCGCTCCTTGCCGCCGATCTGTCCAGCGAGTCGTATAGCGGCCTCTCCGCCACCGCCAGCGTCGTCGGCGCCGCCCTGGCCGCCATACCGATCTCGCGCGTCATGAACGTGCGCGGCCGCCGCGCCGGTCTCATGGTCGGCTACAGCATCGGCGTCCTCGGCGCGCTCACCGTCATCATCGGCGCCAGCCTGGGACTCTTCCCGCTGGCCTTGCTTGGACTGGTCGGCATCGGCAGCGCCACCGCCGCCGGTCTCCAATCGCGCTATGCCGCCACCGATCTCGCCACCCCGCAGCATCGCGCGCGGTCCCTCTCCATCGTCGTCTGGGCCACCACGGTCGGCTCGGTGCTCGGTCCCAATCTCTCGTCGCCCATGGGCAAAGTCGCGGAAGCCATCGGCATTCCCAAGCTCACCGGCCCCTATCTGCTCACCATGGTCGCCCTCGCCTGCGCCTTTCTGGTCGTCTGGCGTTTCCTGCGGCCCGATCCGCTCCTGGAAGCCCGCCACCTGCGTCACTCCAGCGGTCAGGTCGGCGCAGTCTCGATCCTGCAACGCTCCATTACGGAGAACCTGCAGTTCATCCGCTCCATTCCTGCGGCCTGGCTCGGCCTGGCTGCAATGTGCATCGGCCAGGCCGTCATGTCCTCCATCATGTCCATGACCCCGGTGCACCTGAAGCATGGCGATGCCGACCTGCGCATCATCGGCTTCGTCATCAGCGGGCACATCGCCGGCATGTACGTCGCCTCGCCCCTCGTCGGCATGGCGTCGGACCGCTTCGGCCGCCGTCCGGTCATCCTGATCGGCTGCGCCATCCTGCTGGCATCCTTCATCATCGCCGGCACCGCTGGGGAGCACGACCGCTGGCAACTCGGCGTCGGCTTGTTCCTCCTTGGGCTCGGCTGGTCCTGCACCCTCATCGCCGGATCCACCCTGCTCACCGAATCGATCCCGCTCGACGCCCGTCCCACCACCCAGGGCGCCGCCGACCTCACCATGGGCATGTCCGGCGCCACTGGCGCGCTCCTCGCCGGGCTCATCGTCGCCTTCGGTTCCTACGGTCTGCTCAACCTGCTCGCCGCGCTCCTCGTCATTCCTCTCGCGGTCGCCGTCCTCCGCCGCGCCGCCGCTCCAGCGCCGTCCGCCTCCGCCGACTGATGGCTGTAACTACAAACTGTAGCTACACTTAGAGGAGACTGGATGCGCTTCGAATGGGACGAAGAAAAACGTCTGATCAATCTGGAGAAACACCAGATCGATTTCGTAGACGCGCAAGATCTCTTCGATGGGCGCGAAGTCGTTGAAATCGACAGCGCCTACGAGTTCGAAACACGCAAGCAGCGCACCGGCTTCATCGAAGAGCGAATGGTCACTGCTGTTTGGACACCGCGAGAAGATGCCATTCGGATCATCTCGGTCAGGAGTGCGAGAGATGCTGAAAAGCGAAAATATCGTGAGCTATACGGATGAAGAGCTGCGGGAAAAGCGCCGTCGCGAGGGTACGCGCACCGATTGGACGCGTGTCGATGCCCTGACTGAAGAAGAGATCGAGGCTTCGATCGACTATGAGGCAGAGGGCCATCCCATGTGGGAAACAGCGCGCATGATCTACGACCCAGCGTGCAAGAAACAGATCACGCTTCGCCTGGATCCCGACATCATCGAGTTCTTCAAGGCAGGCGGTCCCGGCTACCAGACCCGGATGAACGCGGTCTTGCGCAGCTATATGCTGGCGAACGCGAAGTAAGCCGGCCCGGATGCGAATGGGCCGGTCTGCCGCGTGACCGCTACTCCGGATACAACCCCGCGTCGTATCGGCGGGCGATCGCTCCGGTCGCGGCATCCAGATCCACGTCATACACCAGCAGCCCGGCCTCACCATACGGGAAATACGTAAGCAGCTCCCCCTCGGGCCCGATCACGCTGCTGGCCGATTCCGGATACGCGAAGGCGTAGTTCACACTGGCGAAATAGATCGTGTTCTCGATGCTGCGCATCAGCATCGCCTTCTCGTAGTAGGGGTTCTCCGGATCGCCCCAACGGGTCAGGGTG
It encodes the following:
- a CDS encoding BrnA antitoxin family protein; this translates as MLKSENIVSYTDEELREKRRREGTRTDWTRVDALTEEEIEASIDYEAEGHPMWETARMIYDPACKKQITLRLDPDIIEFFKAGGPGYQTRMNAVLRSYMLANAK
- a CDS encoding BrnT family toxin encodes the protein MRFEWDEEKRLINLEKHQIDFVDAQDLFDGREVVEIDSAYEFETRKQRTGFIEERMVTAVWTPREDAIRIISVRSARDAEKRKYRELYG
- a CDS encoding class I SAM-dependent DNA methyltransferase translates to MAEQPRREQTANLSGFVWSIAEILRGDFKQSEYGKVILPFTVLRRLDCILQPTKTAVLETAQTLPADLDDQTRDLILFGAAGDHIKVYNTSKFTFESLKGQDASQLHDNLLQYITAFSPNVRDIFLDKFRFTEQLKRLHDGKILWQVFERFAQIDLHPDRVSNIEMGYLFEELIRRFSEISNETAGEHFTPREVIRLIVDLVLASDEDAIRKPGVIRTVYDPAAGTGGMLALTEERMKEFNEDIRVELYGQELNPESFAICTSDMLITGHNPDQIAFGNSLTEDAHANERFHYMLSNPPYGVDWKKYQDPIRKEHETKGLDGRFGPGLPRVSDGQLLFLLHMIGKMRNDETGSRIGIVMNGSPLFTGGAGSGESEIRRYLLERDLVDAIVALPTDLF
- a CDS encoding MFS transporter; amino-acid sequence: MTASDLSQTASATANPVGNPIESDAVKSTQRRLVKVLAGAQMLGGVGVATGATVGALLAADLSSESYSGLSATASVVGAALAAIPISRVMNVRGRRAGLMVGYSIGVLGALTVIIGASLGLFPLALLGLVGIGSATAAGLQSRYAATDLATPQHRARSLSIVVWATTVGSVLGPNLSSPMGKVAEAIGIPKLTGPYLLTMVALACAFLVVWRFLRPDPLLEARHLRHSSGQVGAVSILQRSITENLQFIRSIPAAWLGLAAMCIGQAVMSSIMSMTPVHLKHGDADLRIIGFVISGHIAGMYVASPLVGMASDRFGRRPVILIGCAILLASFIIAGTAGEHDRWQLGVGLFLLGLGWSCTLIAGSTLLTESIPLDARPTTQGAADLTMGMSGATGALLAGLIVAFGSYGLLNLLAALLVIPLAVAVLRRAAAPAPSASAD